A genomic region of Leptolyngbya sp. NIES-2104 contains the following coding sequences:
- a CDS encoding biopolymer transporter ExbD, giving the protein MKFKNQQKGSQMPEINLVPMMDVIMTILTFFIIVSMTLTNFQSVDANLPSADKGSSTETPVDPLVIGVTKTGQVEINQGAVTEAQMGEQVVSYFQKNPKGTIILKADKSLPYERVVKTLGVLRDVGGDRVSLAIE; this is encoded by the coding sequence ATGAAATTCAAGAATCAGCAAAAAGGATCGCAAATGCCCGAAATTAATCTCGTGCCGATGATGGACGTGATTATGACGATTCTGACGTTTTTTATCATCGTGTCGATGACACTGACGAATTTTCAATCGGTCGATGCAAATTTACCCAGTGCAGATAAGGGAAGCAGTACGGAAACGCCTGTTGATCCTTTAGTGATTGGGGTGACGAAAACGGGACAAGTCGAAATCAATCAGGGTGCAGTCACAGAAGCGCAAATGGGTGAGCAAGTGGTTTCGTATTTTCAGAAGAATCCGAAAGGAACCATCATTCTAAAAGCTGATAAATCTTTGCCGTATGAGCGGGTTGTAAAAACGCTGGGCGTGTTGCGAGATGTGGGGGGCGACCGCGTTTCGTTAGCGATCGAATAA
- the pstS gene encoding phosphate ABC transporter substrate-binding protein PstS, which translates to MILSRKALRRGGIALFVAAAIALTPVLSAIAQSTTLNGAGATFPALLYERYISEFKKKEPNINVNYQGIGSGGGIRQVIAGVVDFGGSDAAMTDEDMAKVNRGIILVPTAGGAVTPVYNLPGVNNLKLSREVLPEIFAGRITKWNDPKIAKDNSGVNLPNSDIKTVVRADGSGTTFIFTNHLSAVSPYFKGRVGVGTAPKWTTNPLRGRGNPGVAALVQKTPGTIGYVEYSFAKKNNLTVAAVQNQKGEFLTPSIDNTNKALSTVNFPPNFRVFEGNPADGYPITGLTWMMVFKQYDSPQKSEAMKKWIEYVLTEGQNLNASLDFTRIPEPIARRALDQVRAEVKP; encoded by the coding sequence ATGATACTCTCCAGAAAAGCGCTCCGCCGTGGTGGAATTGCTCTGTTTGTTGCGGCTGCGATCGCACTGACTCCGGTTCTATCTGCGATCGCGCAGTCTACGACGTTGAACGGTGCAGGCGCGACTTTCCCAGCATTGTTGTATGAGCGCTACATCTCAGAATTTAAGAAAAAAGAACCCAATATCAACGTGAACTATCAAGGGATCGGTAGCGGTGGCGGAATTCGCCAAGTGATCGCGGGTGTGGTTGATTTTGGTGGAAGTGATGCGGCAATGACCGACGAGGACATGGCAAAAGTCAATCGCGGAATTATTCTAGTGCCAACCGCAGGGGGCGCTGTAACTCCGGTTTATAACCTTCCGGGAGTGAACAACCTGAAGCTTTCGCGGGAAGTGTTACCAGAAATTTTTGCAGGTCGGATTACGAAGTGGAATGATCCGAAGATTGCAAAAGATAACAGCGGTGTGAATCTACCGAATTCAGATATTAAAACGGTTGTCCGCGCAGATGGTAGTGGTACAACGTTTATTTTCACCAATCATCTCAGTGCTGTAAGTCCTTACTTTAAGGGTCGTGTGGGTGTCGGAACGGCTCCGAAATGGACGACGAACCCGCTCAGAGGTCGAGGCAATCCGGGTGTTGCTGCATTGGTGCAGAAGACTCCAGGAACGATCGGTTATGTGGAGTACTCGTTTGCGAAGAAGAACAATCTTACGGTTGCAGCGGTTCAGAATCAGAAGGGTGAATTTTTGACTCCTTCGATCGACAATACCAATAAAGCCCTTTCAACGGTGAATTTCCCACCGAATTTCCGAGTATTTGAAGGCAATCCAGCCGATGGATACCCGATTACGGGATTGACTTGGATGATGGTGTTCAAGCAGTATGACAGTCCTCAGAAGTCGGAAGCGATGAAGAAATGGATTGAGTATGTGCTGACTGAAGGGCAGAACTTGAACGCGAGTTTGGACTTTACTCGGATTCCTGAACCTATCGCAAGACGCGCTCTGGATCAGGTGAGAGCTGAAGTCAAGCCTTAG
- a CDS encoding iron uptake porin: MYRLWHSLVLAPVLAGSIALSASAQERTTSIDELSKPATLKGQVTSVSQLSDVRPTDWAFQALQSLVERYGCIAGYPDRTYRGNRALTRFEFAAGLNACLDRVNELIAASTADLVKKEDLAALQKLQEEFAAELATVRGQVDSLEARTTTLERQQFSTTSKLTGEVIFSASQAFGADRAVTSDQQRVIDAAATPAARTAARNTAITGSATNSDRDVRENTTFSNRVRIAFDTSFSGRDRLRTQLQARNITAFSGTGAAGITGTNMTRLGYDGTNNNTIELRRLEYRFPLGDQTTVFLGTGTNDGLEFNDSIPTLSPFESSGSGSISRFGRFNPIYRSSSGTGIIVNHRLGREFTVGNRFTLSLGYLVPTGDAQDPSLDRGLFSGSYAAIAQLVYQPTPNLGIGFTYANGYFNTGSGVTGSTGSAFANNPFNSNQTINSAGNVPTSTNQYGVQANIRLSPGLALAGWAGLTDAQARRTVGATAATRTVREGDRATIFNWAVGLAFPDLFSEGSLGGIIFGMPPKVTSSDFGLATPTAVSARREDRSSSYHLEVFYRYRLSDNISITPGAFVIFNPEGNSANNAIYVGTLRTTFTF, from the coding sequence ATGTACCGCCTTTGGCATTCCCTTGTGTTAGCCCCGGTGCTAGCTGGGTCGATCGCACTTTCCGCATCGGCTCAAGAACGCACTACTTCGATCGATGAACTCTCAAAGCCTGCAACCCTTAAAGGTCAGGTCACTTCAGTTTCTCAACTGTCTGATGTGCGCCCTACCGATTGGGCATTCCAAGCCTTGCAATCTTTAGTAGAACGCTATGGCTGTATTGCAGGATATCCAGACCGAACCTATCGCGGCAATCGTGCTTTAACGCGGTTCGAGTTTGCAGCGGGATTAAATGCTTGTCTCGATCGAGTGAATGAACTGATCGCCGCTTCGACCGCTGATTTAGTTAAAAAAGAAGACTTAGCAGCACTGCAAAAGTTGCAAGAAGAGTTTGCTGCCGAGTTAGCCACTGTTCGCGGACAGGTCGATAGCTTAGAAGCTCGAACCACAACGCTGGAAAGACAACAGTTCTCCACCACGAGCAAACTAACGGGAGAAGTCATCTTCTCAGCAAGTCAGGCTTTTGGTGCCGATCGAGCCGTCACTTCAGACCAACAGCGTGTCATTGATGCCGCGGCGACTCCCGCCGCACGAACCGCAGCCCGAAACACTGCCATTACTGGATCAGCCACGAACAGCGATCGGGATGTTCGCGAGAATACTACCTTTTCCAATCGGGTAAGAATTGCGTTTGACACCAGTTTTAGTGGACGCGATCGCTTAAGAACTCAACTGCAAGCGAGAAACATTACTGCGTTTAGCGGTACAGGTGCGGCGGGCATCACGGGCACGAACATGACTCGCTTGGGCTATGACGGAACGAACAACAATACGATCGAACTTCGGCGCTTAGAATATCGCTTTCCATTGGGCGACCAAACAACGGTCTTCCTGGGAACCGGAACAAACGACGGTCTAGAGTTCAATGATTCGATCCCGACACTTAGCCCGTTTGAATCGAGTGGAAGCGGGTCTATTTCTCGATTTGGACGGTTCAATCCCATCTATCGTTCTAGCAGTGGAACAGGGATCATTGTGAATCATCGCTTAGGGCGAGAATTCACCGTTGGGAATCGGTTTACTCTGTCGCTGGGTTACTTAGTGCCGACCGGAGACGCTCAAGATCCGAGCCTCGATCGCGGATTGTTCTCAGGAAGCTATGCTGCGATCGCGCAATTAGTCTATCAACCGACTCCAAATTTAGGAATTGGTTTTACCTATGCGAATGGTTACTTCAATACAGGCTCTGGTGTCACTGGCAGTACGGGTAGTGCGTTCGCGAACAATCCCTTCAACAGTAACCAAACGATCAACTCTGCTGGCAACGTGCCGACCAGTACGAATCAGTACGGGGTGCAAGCAAACATTCGCCTGAGTCCTGGACTCGCTTTAGCAGGTTGGGCAGGATTGACGGATGCTCAAGCAAGACGAACTGTTGGCGCAACTGCCGCGACGAGAACCGTTCGAGAAGGCGATCGAGCGACGATTTTCAATTGGGCGGTAGGTCTTGCTTTCCCGGATCTGTTCAGCGAAGGTAGCTTAGGCGGAATCATCTTTGGAATGCCACCAAAAGTTACGAGCAGCGATTTTGGTTTGGCGACTCCAACAGCGGTGTCTGCACGACGTGAAGATCGGAGTTCTTCCTATCATTTGGAAGTCTTCTACCGTTATCGGCTCAGTGACAACATCTCGATCACACCTGGTGCATTCGTGATTTTTAATCCAGAAGGCAATTCTGCAAATAATGCCATTTATGTTGGCACATTGCGGACAACGTTCACTTTCTAA
- the pstC gene encoding phosphate ABC transporter permease subunit PstC, whose amino-acid sequence MTSIPSESKPTLDSIEGGNTAWVEFGFAWGLRILALSAIAILLWMGWIIFNAALPAIKTFGLGFVTRQEWDVNQLQFGAKTYLYGTIVTSAIALLFAVPIGVIVAIVTSEKFLPGWLRSILGFLIELIASIPSVIIGFWGIFVLIPFMKPIQSALHQQLSWIPLFGTETFGPSLLVAGTILAVMILPTIAAISRDVMLAIPQDLRTASLSLGATRWEMITTVLIPASLSGIIGAIMLALGRALGETMAVTMVIGNSDQISLSLLDPGNTIPSILANQFPEALDELHIGALMYLALILFALTLIINMIANSIVKKFGLKQ is encoded by the coding sequence ATGACATCAATTCCATCTGAATCTAAACCAACTTTAGACTCGATCGAAGGCGGTAATACGGCTTGGGTCGAGTTTGGTTTTGCATGGGGATTGCGAATTTTGGCATTGAGCGCGATCGCAATTCTGCTTTGGATGGGTTGGATCATTTTCAACGCTGCCTTACCCGCAATCAAAACGTTTGGCTTAGGATTTGTCACACGGCAAGAATGGGATGTGAATCAGCTTCAGTTCGGAGCAAAAACATATTTATATGGCACGATCGTTACTTCTGCGATCGCGCTTTTATTCGCAGTTCCGATCGGGGTCATAGTTGCAATCGTCACGAGCGAGAAATTTCTGCCGGGATGGTTACGATCGATATTAGGATTTTTGATTGAACTCATCGCATCGATTCCTAGCGTAATCATTGGCTTCTGGGGAATCTTTGTTTTGATCCCATTTATGAAACCGATTCAATCCGCATTACATCAACAATTAAGTTGGATTCCGTTATTCGGAACTGAAACCTTTGGACCCAGTTTACTCGTGGCTGGAACGATTCTTGCTGTGATGATTTTGCCAACGATCGCAGCAATCAGCCGAGATGTCATGTTAGCGATTCCCCAAGATCTACGAACTGCATCACTTTCCTTGGGTGCAACTCGTTGGGAAATGATCACAACTGTATTAATCCCAGCGAGTTTATCCGGAATCATTGGTGCAATCATGTTGGCATTGGGACGGGCATTAGGTGAAACGATGGCAGTAACGATGGTCATTGGTAACTCTGATCAAATCAGCTTATCGTTACTTGATCCCGGCAATACGATTCCGTCAATTCTCGCAAATCAATTTCCCGAAGCGTTAGACGAACTGCACATTGGAGCATTGATGTATCTGGCATTAATTCTATTTGCGTTGACGTTGATTATTAATATGATTGCAAACTCGATCGTTAAAAAATTCGGACTGAAACAATGA
- the pstA gene encoding phosphate ABC transporter permease PstA: protein MTLEQQLTKPLSLDRRIFSSFMSAIAVIFTGLALLPLLSVLFEILRQGLPNLKWEVFTNLPAPAGDTSVVGGFANAIQGTVLMVSIAALFSIPFGIAIAVYLSEIGKSGAIAQTVRFVLSILSAVPSIVVGVFAYAVIVLSTILGYRGFSALAGSFALAVIMLPIVVLSTEEALKLVPNHQRLASAALGANSMQTVFKIVLKAALPSITTGVLLAIARASGETAPLIFTALFSQSWVEQILNPTPSLSVMIYNYSSSAFPEQTQMAWTASLVLLGLVTITNLLSRLITRKR, encoded by the coding sequence ATGACTTTAGAACAGCAACTCACAAAGCCACTGTCACTCGATCGACGAATTTTCAGCTCTTTCATGAGCGCGATCGCAGTGATTTTCACCGGACTTGCACTCCTGCCATTACTCTCGGTGCTATTTGAAATTCTCCGCCAAGGCTTACCGAATCTGAAGTGGGAAGTCTTCACGAATCTACCTGCTCCTGCGGGCGATACCAGTGTAGTGGGTGGATTTGCGAACGCCATTCAAGGAACGGTGTTAATGGTGAGCATCGCAGCCCTCTTTAGCATTCCGTTTGGAATTGCGATCGCAGTTTATCTATCCGAAATTGGTAAATCGGGCGCGATCGCTCAAACAGTGCGCTTTGTGTTGTCAATCCTTAGTGCAGTTCCCTCGATCGTGGTGGGTGTGTTCGCATATGCTGTGATTGTACTTTCCACTATTCTTGGATATCGGGGCTTTTCAGCGTTAGCAGGTAGTTTTGCACTCGCTGTGATTATGTTACCGATCGTCGTTCTCTCTACCGAAGAAGCTTTGAAACTAGTTCCGAATCATCAGCGATTAGCATCTGCCGCACTCGGAGCTAATTCAATGCAAACCGTGTTCAAGATTGTTTTAAAGGCAGCACTGCCAAGTATTACAACGGGTGTGTTGTTAGCGATCGCACGAGCATCTGGTGAAACGGCTCCTCTGATCTTCACCGCATTGTTCAGTCAGAGTTGGGTCGAGCAGATTCTAAACCCCACTCCTTCGCTGTCTGTGATGATTTACAACTATTCGAGTTCTGCCTTTCCAGAGCAAACCCAGATGGCTTGGACAGCTTCACTCGTCTTGCTCGGTCTTGTCACAATCACCAATTTACTCTCTCGCCTGATTACCCGGAAACGCTGA
- the pstB gene encoding phosphate ABC transporter ATP-binding protein PstB, translating into MLHSISQSELALSAQAVDVFYGDRKALSSVSMEIYPGQVTAIIGPSGCGKSTFIKALNRIGELESDMRVKGQVQFFGQDIYSPRVNLNRLRRQIGMVFQKPNPFPMSIYDNVAYGVRVFSRVSRSLLDEIVEKALADAALWNEVKDNLKKSALSLSGGQQQRLCIARALAVKPRVLLMDEPCSALDPIATMKIEELINSLRQEFTIVIVTHNMQQAARISDRTAFFSTDESRIGQLIEIDDTQKIFSGAANSRTRDYVEGRFG; encoded by the coding sequence ATGTTGCATTCTATTTCTCAGTCTGAACTCGCTTTGTCTGCTCAAGCTGTGGATGTGTTTTATGGCGATCGTAAAGCATTGTCCTCAGTTTCAATGGAAATCTACCCTGGACAAGTCACAGCAATCATTGGTCCTTCAGGCTGTGGTAAATCGACGTTTATCAAAGCCCTCAATCGTATTGGTGAACTCGAAAGCGATATGCGCGTCAAGGGACAAGTGCAATTCTTTGGTCAAGATATCTACAGTCCCCGTGTGAATCTCAACCGATTGCGGCGACAGATTGGCATGGTGTTTCAGAAACCAAATCCCTTTCCGATGAGCATTTACGATAATGTTGCTTACGGGGTTCGGGTCTTTAGTCGGGTATCTCGATCCCTACTCGATGAAATCGTCGAAAAAGCGCTTGCCGATGCCGCTCTGTGGAATGAGGTCAAAGACAATCTAAAAAAATCCGCGTTGAGCCTATCCGGTGGACAACAGCAACGATTGTGTATTGCTCGTGCATTGGCTGTAAAACCAAGAGTTCTGCTAATGGATGAACCCTGTTCGGCACTTGATCCGATCGCCACAATGAAGATCGAGGAATTGATCAATTCATTGCGTCAAGAATTTACGATCGTCATTGTCACTCACAATATGCAGCAGGCGGCACGAATTAGCGATCGTACTGCCTTTTTTAGCACCGACGAGAGCCGTATCGGTCAACTGATCGAAATCGATGATACTCAAAAGATTTTCAGCGGCGCAGCAAATTCTCGAACTCGCGATTATGTTGAGGGACGATTTGGCTAA
- a CDS encoding Rpn family recombination-promoting nuclease/putative transposase, which translates to MYADACRFLAEHFSADFASWLMGTPVTMTELQPSELSLDPIRADALIFLESDEAILHIEFQTLPKDNIPFRVTDYRLRGYRRDSTKPMHQVVIYLKQTASPLVYGTSFTMERTRHEFDVMRLWEQPASLFLQYPGLIPFAVLGQSADAEETLRQAAQRVDQIADPATQANLMAASGILAGLKLEEEIIYRVLRRDIMQESTVYQSIWRDAQKEDKREIALNLLQEGVSVEIVVRCTGLSVEEIQQLHQQLNSSAQS; encoded by the coding sequence ATGTACGCCGATGCCTGCCGATTCCTGGCTGAACATTTCTCCGCTGACTTCGCGAGTTGGCTAATGGGAACACCTGTCACGATGACAGAACTTCAACCCTCGGAACTTTCCCTTGATCCGATTCGCGCTGATGCCCTGATTTTTCTCGAATCAGACGAAGCCATCCTGCATATTGAGTTTCAGACGCTTCCGAAAGACAACATTCCGTTTCGCGTGACGGATTATCGGTTGCGAGGATACCGAAGAGATTCGACGAAGCCGATGCACCAAGTGGTCATTTATCTGAAGCAGACGGCATCTCCTTTAGTTTATGGGACTAGCTTTACGATGGAACGGACTCGCCATGAGTTTGACGTGATGCGCTTGTGGGAGCAACCTGCCTCGCTCTTTCTGCAATATCCTGGGCTGATTCCGTTTGCGGTTTTAGGTCAAAGTGCAGATGCCGAGGAAACGTTACGACAAGCGGCTCAGAGAGTAGATCAGATTGCAGACCCCGCAACGCAAGCGAACTTGATGGCAGCATCAGGGATTCTTGCGGGGCTAAAATTGGAAGAGGAAATCATTTATCGTGTCTTACGGAGGGACATTATGCAGGAGTCTACTGTTTATCAGTCGATTTGGAGAGACGCACAAAAGGAAGATAAGCGGGAGATTGCACTCAATCTTCTGCAAGAAGGTGTATCTGTTGAAATCGTTGTTCGCTGTACCGGGTTATCCGTCGAAGAAATCCAACAACTTCATCAACAACTCAACAGCTCCGCACAAAGTTGA
- a CDS encoding phage integrase N-terminal SAM-like domain-containing protein, whose protein sequence is MEAKPRKLLDRLHDTIRLKHYSYSTEQTYVNWNRRYILFHNKRHPQDMGGEELETFLTHLAVHENVSASTQNQALNAIVFLYREVLKQDLELDIDAVRAKRCRTLPAVLTKAETQSVLQNVSSDRISKDPRSNITRRHHLHESVLQKSVKQSVRTTGIAKRVGCHTFRHCFATHLIEAGYDIRTVQELLGHKDVKTTMIYTHVLNKGGRGVKSPLD, encoded by the coding sequence ATGGAAGCAAAACCTAGAAAACTGCTCGATCGACTCCATGACACCATTCGCCTCAAGCACTACTCTTACAGCACAGAACAGACTTATGTGAACTGGAACCGCCGCTATATTCTGTTTCACAACAAGCGTCATCCGCAAGACATGGGAGGCGAAGAACTTGAAACTTTTCTTACCCATCTCGCCGTTCACGAAAACGTCTCCGCTTCTACCCAGAATCAGGCGCTGAACGCGATCGTATTCCTCTATCGCGAAGTGCTTAAACAAGACTTAGAACTTGATATTGATGCCGTTCGTGCAAAACGATGCCGAACTTTACCCGCTGTATTAACTAAAGCGGAAACTCAGTCAGTTTTGCAAAACGTCTCATCCGATCGCATTTCCAAAGATCCACGAAGCAACATTACTCGTCGTCATCATCTGCACGAAAGTGTCCTGCAAAAATCAGTGAAGCAATCAGTGCGAACAACAGGAATTGCCAAACGAGTTGGGTGTCATACCTTTCGACATTGCTTTGCAACCCATTTAATTGAGGCGGGATACGATATCCGCACAGTGCAAGAACTGTTAGGACACAAGGATGTGAAGACGACGATGATCTATACTCACGTCCTCAACAAAGGTGGGCGAGGAGTGAAAAGTCCACTCGATTAA